CCAGAACCGATGAGCATGGCTTGGGTGAGCAGTGCTGGGCGAAAACGTGACAACAGATCCATCGAGGGGAGGCTCCTGAAAAAGTGCAGGTCTTTTTCTACTTGTCGAAGGCGCCGACAAAACCCCGTAATCGGACAGCACACTTTTTTCAGGCCGGTACGATGCGCACCCACAGTGACGTGCGCCAGATCAGGCGCACGGGGAGCGTGTGGCTGAGTGTGCGCAAGGCGTTTTCGCTGTCGTCAAGCTGGAACACCCCAGAAACCTTCAGCCCCGCCACCGCAGGGTCGCACCCGACCCAGCCCGTGCGCTGGCGGGCCAGCCGCTCGGCCAACTCGTGCAAGGGCATGGAGTGAGTGATGAGCAACCCGCGCGTCCAAGCCGACCCGTCGAACGTGGGTTGTTCGACCCGACGTGAATCGGCCGCATCGACCAGAAACTGCTCGCCTGCCATGGCACGCAATGCAGGCCGACCCGGCGCGAGGATGGCAACTGCCCCCTCATCGACCGTCAAGCGCGTGCGGCCGTTTTCCTGACACAGGTCGAAGGCCGTACCCAGTGCCTGGAACCGGGCCTGGTCCGTGTCCACACACAGCGCGCGTTGCAGAGGGTCGTGGCCGGCTTTCACGTAGACCTGGCCTTCGCGCAGTTGGATCAGGCGCTCGACCTGGTTGACGCGCACATCGACAGCACTCCTGCCATTGAGCTGCAGTTGAGTGCCATCGGCCAGTTGGACGCGACGACGCTCGCCGGTGGCCGTGCTGTAGTCGGCAAGGCTGACACGCCAGGGCGACTGCTGCACGGCACTACCGGCCATGCCCAGGCCAAGCAAGCCAAGCGCGAGGGTTTTCAATGCTGCGCGTCGGCCTGGGTCGCCCAACGTGCGGATGGCCACGCCCGAGGGCAGTTCGCGGGCCTGGGCAAAGCAGGTTTGCGCCTCCTGCAGGGCCTGCCAGGTGGCCTCGTGCTGCGGGTCGGCTTGACGCCAGGCCAGGCACGCGGCGCACAACGCCGGCGCATGCTGGGATGATTCGAGCTTTACCTGCCAGTCGATCGCCTGGTCGAGCACCGGGTTGGTCATGGCGCGTGCATGATCTGGTAGCAATGCCGTATGGCCTTGGCCATGTATTTCTCGACGCTGCTCAGGCTGACGCCAAGGCGAATGGCGATGTCCTGGTAGCTCATGCCTTCCAGTCGCGACAGCAGGAACGCCATGCGCGCTTTGGACGGCAGCCCATCAAGCAGGGCATCGATCTGCATCAACGTCTGCAGCAACATCAATTGCCGCTCGGCAGAAGGCGCCTCGGGTTCGGGCAGGTGCGCCAGTGCTTGCAGATACGCGGCTTCCAGCTTGTGACGACGAAAGCGGTCGATCAGCAGCCCTCGCGCCACGCTGCTCAACCAGGCTCTCGGCTGGCGCAGCGCAACAATCTGCTGCGGGCGTAGCAAGGCCTGCAGGAAAGTGTCCTGCGCGACATCGCACGCCTGATCGCCGTAGTGCTGGCGGCGTTGCAGCCAGCTCAGCAGCCAGGCGTGATGGTCGCGATACAGGGCATCGACCCCCTCGCGTGAAGGCGGTGCTGAAGCGGGCGGTGGTGACATTGTGAGCCTCGGTTCCAGGTCGAAACAGGTGCAGTTGCAAATGGTTCGCAATACTACGAGGTTTTGCCGCATCAGGTCACCCTGCAAATGACAGGATCAACGCGATGACACTTCGCTTGCGTATGACACAAAGTGTCATTAAGATCGCCGTGTGTCCTGAAACCAAACCACGGCAATCAGGAAGTCATCGCCCTCATCGTGCAGGTAACCCTCATGACCACCACCATGCAGACCCCCAAGGACCAGCTTGTCAAACGTGCCCAGCAGCAAATGCTGACTGCGTTGGCCGACAACGCCTACACCCCGCGCCAGAAGCTCGCACTGACCTGCCGGATTCTGTTCGACGGCGGCCACGATTCGGGCCTGGCCGGGCAGATCACCGCACGCGCACCGGAACCTGGCACCTATTACACACAACAGCTTGGCCTGGGCTTCGACGAGATCTCGGCCTCCAACCTGCTGGTCGTGGACGAAGACCTGGCAGTGCTGCAAGGCCACGGCATGGCCAACCCCGCCAACCGTTTCCACAGCTGGCTGTACCGGGCACGCCCCGACGTGAACTGCATCATCCACACCCACCCGCTGCACAGCGCGGCCCTGTCGATGCTTGAAGTGCCGCTGGCGATCTCGCACATGGACCTCTGCCCGCTGTTCGACGATTGCGCCTTCCTCAAGGAATGGCCAGGCGTGCCAGTGGGCAATGAAGAAGGTGAGATCATTGCCAGGGCCATCGGTGACAAGCGGGCGATCCTGCTTTCCCACCATGGCCTGCTGATCGCCGGGCGCTCGATCGAAGAGGCCTGCGTGCTCGCCCTGCTGTTCGAGCGCGCCGCCAGGATGCAACTGCTGGCCATGGGCGCCGGTGAAATCCGCCCAATCCCCGAAGCACTTGGCAAAGAAGCCCATGACTGGATTTCCACGCCAAAACGCCATGGTGCAGCGTTCAGCTACTACGCGCGCCGTGCCTTGCGTGCCCATGGCGACTGCCTGGGCTGATTGAAGCTGTATCCCTTCCTGAACAACGGCAAAGGTGCCTGGTCATGTCTACACCTGTAATTCGCGGCGTCATCGGCTACACCATCACCCCCTTCGCAGCAGACGGCTCGGTCGATCTGAACGCCCTGGGCACATCCATCGACAGCCTGATCCAGGCCGGCGTGCACGCCATCGCCCCCCTGGGCAGCACGGGCGAAGGTGCTTACCTGTCCGAGGGTGAATGGGAATCTGTGGTGCGCTACAGCCTGGAGAAGATCGCAGGCCGGGTGCCCAGCGTGGTCAGCGTTTCCGACCTGACCACCGCGCGTACCGTGCAGCGTGCCCGCCTGGCCCAGGCGTGCGGGGCCACGGCGGTGATGGTGCTGCCCATTTCCTACTGGAAGCTGACCGAGGCCGAGGTGGTTGACCACTACAAGGCGGTCGGCGCCGCGATCGACATTCCGATCATGCTTTACAACAACCCGGGCACCAGCGGCACCGACCTCTCGGTGGAGCTGATCCTGCGTATTCTGGGCGAAGTCGCCAATGTCACCATGGTCAAGGAAAGCACCGGTGACATTCAGCGCATGCACCGCCTGTACACCGCGACCGAGGGCAAGGTGGCGTTCTACAACGGCTGCAACCCGCTCACCCTCGAAGCGCTGATTGCCGGCGCCACGGGCTGGTGCACTGCGGCGCCAAACCTGATCCCGGCATTGAACCTGGCCTTGTGGGACGCCGTGCAAAACGGCGAGCTGGCAGAAGCCCGCGCACTGTTCTACCGCCAGTACGAGTTGCTGGCGTACATCACCCAGCGCGGCCTGCCCACCACCATCAAGGCCGGGCTGAACATGCTTGGCCTGGACGTGGGGGCGCCGCGCCTGCCCTTGCAGCCGCTGGACCCACAAGGCAGTGCCTACCTGAAAGGGTTGCTGGGTTTGGCCTAAAAATTGACGCAATACCTGTGGGAGCAGGCAGGCCTGCTCCCACACCGTTAGCGCCTTACAGCCGACCTTGTTCACTACACAGACTTTCATCAATCACATAAGCACGGAGGCCATTTGTGACAACGCCTGCTCAAAACCCATCAGCCTCGCTTGGGCTTACAGACATCCTGCACCCTGCCATCGCCGGGCTGGTTTCAGTCATCGTCAACTACGGCGGCACGTTCATCCTGGTGTTCCAGGCGGCCAAAGTCGCCGGGCTAAGCCCGGAACTGACGTCGTCATGGGTCTGGGCTGTGTCGATCGGGGTAGGCATTACCGGGCTTGCCTTGTCCTGGTACAGCCGCGAACCGCTGATAACAGCCTGGTCCACTCCGGCAGCCGCGTTTCTGGTCACTGCACTGGCCAGCGTTCCCTACGCCGAAGCCATTGGCGCATACCTGCTGTCCGCTGCTGGGTTCGTGGTGCTCGGCCTGACCGGATACTTTGAAAGGCTGGTCCGGATCATCCCAGGCGGGGTCGCGGCAGGGTTGCTGGCCGGCATTCTCTTGCAATTTGGCATTGGCGCGTTTGCCGGCTTGTCGGTTGACCCCATGCTGGCCGGGTTGCTTATCGCGGCTTATGTGGTGTTCAAACGCTTTACTGCCCGCTACGCGGTCGTAGGCATCCTCGCACTGGGCCTGGCGTATCTGCTGATCCAGGGGCAGGCAGGCCTTTCACAGCTCACGCTGGAGATCGCCACACCGGTGTTCACTGCCCCGGCCTTTACCCTCAACGCGGCCCTCAGCGTAGCGCTGCCGTTGTTCCTGATCACCCTGACGGGGCAATACATGCCCGGCATGCTGGTGCTGCGCAACGACGGTTTCAAGACCAGCGCCAACCCGATCGTCGCAGTCACCGGCCTGGGCTCCTTGCTCATGGCACCCTTTGGCTCGCATGCGTTCAACCTCGCGGCCATCACCGCTGCCATCTGCACAGGCAAGGAAGCGCATGAAGACCCGGCCAAGCGCTGGATCGCGGGCATCGCCGCTGGCATCTGCTACATCCTGGTGGGGGTGTTCGGCGTAACGCTTGCCAGTGTGTTCATGGCACTCCCTGCAACGTTCATCACCACCCTGGCTGGCCTTGCCCTGTTGGGCACCATCGGCGCCAGCCTGGCCAGTGCGGTGGCCGATGCCAGCACACGCGAGGCCGCACTGATCACCTTTCTGGCAGCCGCCGCCAATATCACCCTGCTCGGCATTGGCGGGGCCTTTTGGGGGTTGGTCATTGGCCTGTTGGCCTACGCGGTATTGAACGGGCGCACGCCCACGCTCAGCCGTAAAAAGCCGTGATCAACCCTGCGGATTTGCATGCACCACCCGCCCCACCTCGCCTGGCCGATTGACGAACAGCACGTCCAGCGTGCTGTTGCGCAACCCCTTCACTGGGTTCCAGTGCGCCGCCGTGTGAATGTACTTGTCGCGCAGCAGGCGCTGTTCGTCCTCGGTCAGGCCAGCGTCGGGGCGGGTACCCAAGGCAAAGCCATGCAACTTGCGGCTGATGTCCAGCAACTCATCCGGCACGCGATGGGCCTCATCGCTGCCCAATGCGGCAAATGGCACGTCGGCGCGCAGGGCCAGCTCGCGCATGATGCTGAGGTAAACCCGGGACAGATGCCCCGCGACCTGCCGCTCGCGATACAACGCCGCATACACCTGCTTTTGCGCCTCGGCCGGCTTGCCGCCGGCAATCGGCTGCTCCCAGGTCAGTACCCGCGGCCGCGGTTCACCCAGCTCGCCAAACGCCGATGCCAGGACGGCACTGACAGCCGAGTAGGCACGGGTGCGCTCGACATGGATACGCACAGGCACCTGCTGCGATTGCGGCTTGCACAGCAGCACTTGTTCCTGCATGTACGGCAGGTAGCCCCCGCCAATGTTCGAGTGCACGCCAGGCACGACAATGTCACCGTCGCTGCACACCAAGGGGAAGTTGTGCCGGCGCTCGTCACCGGCCACCAACTGCACCACCTGCCGCGCAATGCCCTCCCCCAGGCCCAGGCGCAAGCCACCATGGCGATCGTCGGCGGGGTCGAAGTCACCCTGCAGGGGCGCAACAATGGCTGCCACGGTATCGAACAGGCCGATGAAATTAAGGGTGATGCCACACGCGCTGCCCAACAGGCTGCCATCGCCATCATTCAAGACATTGGCCAGGTGCCTGGCGGCTGCGGCGCCACGACTGAAACCAAACAGGTCGAACTCGATGCGTTCGAGCCGCGATTGCGGATGCGCCGCGCACCAATCACGCAACAGCTCGCCGATCGCCCTCAAGGCCTCGGCCACCCGCGCCTCGACCCCGCTGCGCCCGCGCCCGGTAGCCGCCGCAAAGCTGGAGTCCGGCTGGCCCAGCGTGGTGCCGACGCCCTCGACATACAACTTGAGAAAAGCCACTGTGCCCGCCGCAGGGCACCCGCTTGCCGGGTAAAGCGCATGCAACAGGGCCACGTTGCTGCGGGCATTGCCATAGCTGGCACCGGCCAGATGCCCCGGCGCTTGGCCCCAGGCCATGGCGTTGCCCTGGTTGTTACCGGTGCCATCGAAGAACACGCCGACACGCAAGGTCATTGGCGCGGTTTTAGCTGAGGTACGGCTGCTGTCTTCCATCATCCTGCATCCTGCTTGCCCAAAGAGCACCAGCAGGCGTCAGTACCTAGCAACAAGCCATCAGCCGACTCCGAACCCTGCGCAGGACTTCTCGCTATCGCCACACCCGACGCGCTGGATAAATTTGCCAGCCGCCATTGGTCGCCACCCCCCCGGATAGATTAAAGTATCACCCCTTGCCGAGGCGGCTGCTCCCAGCCCGCCTGCGCCCCAATACCAGGAACCGTCGCCGATGGAACACCGTGAAGCGCTTATCGCGCTGCGCACCTTTCTTTCCTCCCAGATCCTAGGCCAGGAGAAGCTGGTCGAGCGGCTGTTGATCGTGCTTCTGGCCGACGGCCACATGCTGGTCGAGGGCGCCCCGGGCCTGGCCAAGACCAAAGCCATCAAGGAGCTCGCCGAAGGCGTCGAGGCAGAGTTTCATCGTATCCAGTTCACCCCCGACCTGCTCCCGGCCGACATTACCGGCACCGAGATCTACCGCCCGGAAACCGGCAGCTTCGTGTTCCAGCAGGGGCCGATCTTCCACAACCTGGTGCTGGCCGACGAAATCAACCGCGCCCCGGCCAAGGTCCAGTCGGCGCTGCTTGAAGCCATGGCCGAGCGCCAGGTCAGCGTGGGCCGTAGTACCTACGACCTGTCACCGCTGTTTCTGGTCATGGCCACCCAGAACCCCATCGAGCAGGAGGGTACCTACCCGCTGCCCGAAGCCCAGCTCGACCGCTTCCTGATGCACGTAAAAATTGGCTTCCCCGACGCTGCGGTGGAGCGGCGCATCCTGCTGCAGGCACGCGGCGAGGCGCTGGGCGGCGAGACCAAGCCCGAACGCCGGGTCAGCCAGCAGGCGATCTTCGCCGCGCGCAAGGAAATCCTTGGCCTGTACATGGCCGACGCCGTCGAGGAGTACCTGGTGCAGTTGGTGATGGCCACACGCACCCCGGCCAAGTTCGACACCGAACTGGCCGACTGGATCGCCTACGGCGCCAGCCCGCGCGGCTCGATTTCGCTGGACCGCTGCGCACGTGCCCACGCCTGGCTGGCCGGGCGCGACTTCGTCAGCCCCGAGGACATCCAGGCGGTGCTGTTCGACGTGCTGCGCCACCGCATCATCCTGTCGTTCGAGGCCGAGGCTGCGGGGATCGACCAGGACCGGGTGGTCCAGCGCATCCTCGACGTCGTCGCCGTTGCCTGAGCCCATGCCCACCACACAGCTGGCCGAACCCGGCATCCGTATCGGCCTTGCCGAGCTGATCGACATGCGCCACCGCGTGCGCGAAATCCAGCTGTTTTCCCGGCCCGGCCAGCGCAGCCCGCTGGTGGGCCTGCACCATTCCAAACTGCGCGGACGCGGTGTGGACTTCGACCAGGTGCGCGTGTACCAGGCAGGCGACGATGTGCGCAACATCGACTGGCGGGTCACCGCACGCACCCAGGAGCCGCACACCAAGCTGTTTCACGAGGAGCGTGAGCGGCCAATCTTCATTCTCGTCGAGCAGAGCCAACGGCTGTTCTTCGGCTCGGGGCTGATGTTCAAGTCGGTGCTGGCGGCCCAGGCCGCGGCGCTGTTCGGCTGGGCCGCGCTGGGCCACAACGACCGCATTGGCGGGCTGGTGTTCGGCGACAACGAACACCACGAAATCAAGCCACGGCGCAGCAAGCAGAGCCTGCTGCAGCTGCTCAACCGCTTGGCCAAGGTCAACCAGTCGCTGCACACCGAAGCCATGCCCCAGCCCGACAGCCTTGGCCTGGCCCTGCGCCGCGCGCGTGAAGTGCTGCGCCCTGGCAGCCTGGCCATCGTCATCTGCGACGAGCGTGCGCTGACCGATCAGGTCGAGCAACACCTGGCCATGCTGTCGCGCCACTGCGACCTGCTGCTGCTGCCGGTCAGCGACCCGCTCGACCACGCCCTGCCCGCTGCCGGCCTGCTGCGCTTTGCCCAGCGCAGCGCGCAACTGGAGCTCGACACCCTCGACGCCAGCCTGCGCCAGGCTTACCGCCAGCAGGCCGAGGCGCGTATCGAGCGTTGGGAGCTGATGGCGCAAAAGCTGCGCGTGGTGCTGATGCCGCTGAGTACACAAAGCGAAATGATCGAGCAACTGCGCGAGTACCTGAATGCTCAACGTCCGGGGAGCAGTAAATGAACCCGCTGGACCAGTTGAACCCGCTGATTGCTCCGCAGGCAGTCGGGCTGTGGCCACCGGCGCCGGGTTGGTGGGTGTTGCTGGCGCTGCTGCCGCTGCTTGCCTGGGGCCTGTGGCGCATACGCCGTTGGCGCCCGGGCAAACGCCGCATCGTGCGCGCCGAGCAACCGCTCGACCCGGTACGCGTGGCGGCCCTGGCCGAACTCGCCCGCCTGCCACGCCCCTATGACGGCGCCCCCGCCGGTGCCTGGCTGCAGCAGATCAACGCCCTGCTCAAACGCCTGTGCCGCAGCCATTACCCCGGTGCCAACAGCCATACCCTCAACGGTCGCCAATGGTTGGCATTTCTCGACAACCGCTGCCCGGCCGCCGGCCTGACCCGCTGGATGGTGCTGGTCGAAGGCGCCTACAAGCCTGAGTGCAAGCTCGACGACAAAGCCATCGTCGGGCTCAGCCAGGCCGTCGAAACCTGGATCCGCAAGCATGTTTGAACTGGCCTGGCCGTGGATGTTCGCCCTGTTGCCGCTGCCCTGGCTGGCGCGCCTGGTGCTGCCCGCCGCCGACAGTGGTGAGCCGGTGCTCAAGGTGGGTTTCCTGAATGAACTGGAGGGCCTTGCCGGGCGCCGGGCGCGGCTGAACCTGCCGACCTGGCGCCAGCAAGCGCCTTTCGTCGTCATCTGGCTGCTGCTGCTGCTGGCAGCCGCTCGCCCGCAATGGCTCGGCGACCCTGTACCAGTGGCGGCCAGCGGTCGCGACCTGCTGGTGGCGGTGGACGTGTCCGGCTCCATGGACTTCCCCGACATGCAGTGGAAGAACGACGAAATCAGCCGCCTCGACCTGGTCAAAGCGCTGCTTGGCGACTTTCTCCAGGACCGGGAAGGCGACCGGGTTGGCCTGATCCTGTTTGGCAGCCAGGCCTATTTGCAGGCGCCGCTGACCTTCGACCGGCGTACCGTACGCACCTTCCTCGACGAAGCGCAGATCGGCATCGCCGGCAAGAACACCGCCATCGGCGATGCCATCGGCCTTGCGGTCAAACGCCTGCGCGAGCGTCCGGCACAGAGCCGGGTCCTGGTGCTGATCACCGACGGTGCCAACAACGGCGGGCAGATCCACCCGCTGACCGCCGCCCGCCTGGCCGCCCAGGAAGGCGTGCGCATCTATGCCATCGGCATCGGTGCCAACCCCGAGGCCAGCGGCACCCCCGGCCTGCTGGGGCTCAACCCAAGCCTTGACCTGGACGAAGCCTCGCTCAAGGAAATCGCCGAGATAACCCACGGCGCCTACTTCCGCGCCCACGACGGCGCCGAGCTGGTCGCCATCGGCGACGCCCTCGACCAGTTGGAACCGGTGGCCCAGCAACCGACCCAGGCGCGCACCGCCAAGGCGCTGTATGCCTGGCCACTGGCCCTGGCGCTGTTGCTCAGTGTGCTGCTGGTGGTGGCCGTGCAATGGCCAGACAACCGGCTGCAGCGCTTGCTGCGCAAACCGCGTTTTCTGCAGCCGCACCCGGAATGGCGCCAGCGCCTCAAACGCCTGCGCCTGAGGAAACGGCGATGATCGAACTCTGGCCACAATGGTTGCGCCCCCTCTGGCTGCTGGTCGTGCCGCTGCTCGGCTGGCTGCTGTTCAAGCTTTGGCACCGGCGCAAACGCGCCGGACGCTGGCAGATGATCCTGCCACCGGCCTTCCATGCCGTGCTGCTCGGGGGCGGCAGCGGCAGCACCAGCAAGCTGCCCTGGGTAGCACTGGGCCTGGCCTGGGCGCTGGTGGTACTGGCCCTGCTGGGGCCGAGCTGGCAACGCGTGGAGGAAAGCCAGCAGCGCCCGGCCGACCCACTGGTCATCCTGCTCGAACTGACCCCACAGATGCTCGCCGAGGACAGCCCCCCCAACCGCCTGGAACAGGCCCGGCGCAAGGTCCTCGACCTGCTCGAACACCGCCGCGACAGCCAGACCGCGTTGATCGTCTACGCAGGCTCCGCCCACACCCTGGTGCCGCTGTCCGATGACCTGGGCACCACGCGCAATCTGCTGGAGGCGATCGACCCCTCGATCATGCCCAAACCTGGCCAGCGCGCCGACCTGGCGGTGCAAAAAGGCCTGGCCTTGCTGGCCCAGAGCGGCCTGGGCCAAGGCCGCCTGCTGCTGATCGGCTCATCGCTCACCGCGCCAGAGCGCCAGGGCATTGTCCAAGCCCTTGGCCGCCAGGGCCCGAGCCTGCTGATGCTGGGCATCGGCAGCCGTGACGGCGCCCCGGTGCGACAGGCCAATGGCGAATTCCTCAAGGATGAGCAGGGCGGCATCCTGCTGCCACGCCTGGACAGCGCCAGCCTCAAGGCATTTGTCAGCAGCACCGGCGGGCGCTACCGCAATGCCCGGATCGACGACCTCGACCTGCGGGGCCTGGGCCTGTTCGACAGCCCGCGTGCCTCGCGCAGTGACGGCCAGACCTTGCAACTGGACAGCTGGGCCGACCAGGGCTACTGGTTGCTGATTCCGCTGTTGCTGCTGGCGGCCTGCGCCGGCCGTCGCGGCTGGCTGTTCTGCCTGCCGCTGTTGCTGGCCCTGCCGCAGCCAAGCCAGGCCTTCGAGTTCAACGACCTATGGCTGCGCCCCGACCAGCAAGGCCAGCGCCTGCTCGAACAAAACCGCCCGGCCAGTGCCGCGCGCCATTTCCACGACCCGCAATGGCGCGGCATGGCGCTGTACCAGGCCGGTGATTACGCCGGTGCCGCCCAGGCCTTCTCCCAAGGCAACACGGCGGCAGCGCACTACAATCGAGGCAATGCCCTGGCCCGCAGTGGTGAACTGGAAGCCGCCCTGGACGCCTACGAACAAGCCCTGGAGCGTCAACCCGACCTAAAACCGGCACTGGACAACCAGGCACTGGTCCAGCAACTGCTGCAGCAGCGCGAAGCCAAGGCCCAAGAGCAACCCGCCAGCAGCGAAGCCCAAGGCACGCCCGGCAGCGAGACCGAAGGCAACAGCAGTTCGGCCAGCAGCCCGGCCCAGGGCACGCCCGGCAGTGACGAACACGCCAGCGCCGAAGCACCCGGCGAAGGCAGCAACAACAGCCAGGCCACACCAGGCAATCAGGGGGGCGCCGACGACAACGTCATCCAGCCCCCCCAGCGCCCGGTGTCGACCAGCCTTGACGCCGAACAGCGTCAAGCCCTTGAACAGTGGCTGCGCGAGATCCCCGATAACCCGGCGGAACTGCTGCGGCGCAAATTCTGGTATGAACAGCAATTGCATCAGGACAATCCACGATGAGTCGCTTCGGCGTCTTTTTCCTCGGTTTCTTATGGGCCTTGATGGCCCAGGCCGAACCGATGCTGCAAGCCAGCGTCGACCGTACCCGCCTGGAGGCTGGCGAAAGCCTGGAGCTGACCCTTGAAAGCCAGGACGTGACCCAGTTCGGCAAGCCCGACCTGCGTGCCCTGGAAGGCGACTTCGAGGTGCGAGGCACACGCCAGCTGAACAGCCTGCACACCCTCGACGGCGAGACCCGCGCCAGCACCCGCTGGATCATCACCCTGCTGCCACGGCGCAGCGGCAGCCTGCGCATCCCGGAACTGCAGCTGGGCCAGTCACGTAGCCAGGCCATCGACCTGCAAGTACTGCAGGCCGATGCCAGCCGCCAGGACAGCGCCTCCCAGGTGTTCATCGAGGCGACCCTGGACAGCAACGAGGTCTACGTCCAGGCCCAGGCTGTACTGACCCTGC
The sequence above is drawn from the Pseudomonas putida genome and encodes:
- a CDS encoding vWA domain-containing protein, translated to MFELAWPWMFALLPLPWLARLVLPAADSGEPVLKVGFLNELEGLAGRRARLNLPTWRQQAPFVVIWLLLLLAAARPQWLGDPVPVAASGRDLLVAVDVSGSMDFPDMQWKNDEISRLDLVKALLGDFLQDREGDRVGLILFGSQAYLQAPLTFDRRTVRTFLDEAQIGIAGKNTAIGDAIGLAVKRLRERPAQSRVLVLITDGANNGGQIHPLTAARLAAQEGVRIYAIGIGANPEASGTPGLLGLNPSLDLDEASLKEIAEITHGAYFRAHDGAELVAIGDALDQLEPVAQQPTQARTAKALYAWPLALALLLSVLLVVAVQWPDNRLQRLLRKPRFLQPHPEWRQRLKRLRLRKRR
- a CDS encoding T6SS phospholipase effector Tle1-like catalytic domain-containing protein, which codes for MMEDSSRTSAKTAPMTLRVGVFFDGTGNNQGNAMAWGQAPGHLAGASYGNARSNVALLHALYPASGCPAAGTVAFLKLYVEGVGTTLGQPDSSFAAATGRGRSGVEARVAEALRAIGELLRDWCAAHPQSRLERIEFDLFGFSRGAAAARHLANVLNDGDGSLLGSACGITLNFIGLFDTVAAIVAPLQGDFDPADDRHGGLRLGLGEGIARQVVQLVAGDERRHNFPLVCSDGDIVVPGVHSNIGGGYLPYMQEQVLLCKPQSQQVPVRIHVERTRAYSAVSAVLASAFGELGEPRPRVLTWEQPIAGGKPAEAQKQVYAALYRERQVAGHLSRVYLSIMRELALRADVPFAALGSDEAHRVPDELLDISRKLHGFALGTRPDAGLTEDEQRLLRDKYIHTAAHWNPVKGLRNSTLDVLFVNRPGEVGRVVHANPQG
- a CDS encoding aldolase; amino-acid sequence: MTTTMQTPKDQLVKRAQQQMLTALADNAYTPRQKLALTCRILFDGGHDSGLAGQITARAPEPGTYYTQQLGLGFDEISASNLLVVDEDLAVLQGHGMANPANRFHSWLYRARPDVNCIIHTHPLHSAALSMLEVPLAISHMDLCPLFDDCAFLKEWPGVPVGNEEGEIIARAIGDKRAILLSHHGLLIAGRSIEEACVLALLFERAARMQLLAMGAGEIRPIPEALGKEAHDWISTPKRHGAAFSYYARRALRAHGDCLG
- a CDS encoding AAA family ATPase; amino-acid sequence: MEHREALIALRTFLSSQILGQEKLVERLLIVLLADGHMLVEGAPGLAKTKAIKELAEGVEAEFHRIQFTPDLLPADITGTEIYRPETGSFVFQQGPIFHNLVLADEINRAPAKVQSALLEAMAERQVSVGRSTYDLSPLFLVMATQNPIEQEGTYPLPEAQLDRFLMHVKIGFPDAAVERRILLQARGEALGGETKPERRVSQQAIFAARKEILGLYMADAVEEYLVQLVMATRTPAKFDTELADWIAYGASPRGSISLDRCARAHAWLAGRDFVSPEDIQAVLFDVLRHRIILSFEAEAAGIDQDRVVQRILDVVAVA
- a CDS encoding DUF4381 domain-containing protein, translated to MNPLDQLNPLIAPQAVGLWPPAPGWWVLLALLPLLAWGLWRIRRWRPGKRRIVRAEQPLDPVRVAALAELARLPRPYDGAPAGAWLQQINALLKRLCRSHYPGANSHTLNGRQWLAFLDNRCPAAGLTRWMVLVEGAYKPECKLDDKAIVGLSQAVETWIRKHV
- a CDS encoding benzoate/H(+) symporter BenE family transporter gives rise to the protein MTTPAQNPSASLGLTDILHPAIAGLVSVIVNYGGTFILVFQAAKVAGLSPELTSSWVWAVSIGVGITGLALSWYSREPLITAWSTPAAAFLVTALASVPYAEAIGAYLLSAAGFVVLGLTGYFERLVRIIPGGVAAGLLAGILLQFGIGAFAGLSVDPMLAGLLIAAYVVFKRFTARYAVVGILALGLAYLLIQGQAGLSQLTLEIATPVFTAPAFTLNAALSVALPLFLITLTGQYMPGMLVLRNDGFKTSANPIVAVTGLGSLLMAPFGSHAFNLAAITAAICTGKEAHEDPAKRWIAGIAAGICYILVGVFGVTLASVFMALPATFITTLAGLALLGTIGASLASAVADASTREAALITFLAAAANITLLGIGGAFWGLVIGLLAYAVLNGRTPTLSRKKP
- a CDS encoding DUF58 domain-containing protein, with translation MPTTQLAEPGIRIGLAELIDMRHRVREIQLFSRPGQRSPLVGLHHSKLRGRGVDFDQVRVYQAGDDVRNIDWRVTARTQEPHTKLFHEERERPIFILVEQSQRLFFGSGLMFKSVLAAQAAALFGWAALGHNDRIGGLVFGDNEHHEIKPRRSKQSLLQLLNRLAKVNQSLHTEAMPQPDSLGLALRRAREVLRPGSLAIVICDERALTDQVEQHLAMLSRHCDLLLLPVSDPLDHALPAAGLLRFAQRSAQLELDTLDASLRQAYRQQAEARIERWELMAQKLRVVLMPLSTQSEMIEQLREYLNAQRPGSSK
- a CDS encoding FecR family protein, producing the protein MTNPVLDQAIDWQVKLESSQHAPALCAACLAWRQADPQHEATWQALQEAQTCFAQARELPSGVAIRTLGDPGRRAALKTLALGLLGLGMAGSAVQQSPWRVSLADYSTATGERRRVQLADGTQLQLNGRSAVDVRVNQVERLIQLREGQVYVKAGHDPLQRALCVDTDQARFQALGTAFDLCQENGRTRLTVDEGAVAILAPGRPALRAMAGEQFLVDAADSRRVEQPTFDGSAWTRGLLITHSMPLHELAERLARQRTGWVGCDPAVAGLKVSGVFQLDDSENALRTLSHTLPVRLIWRTSLWVRIVPA
- a CDS encoding dihydrodipicolinate synthase family protein translates to MSTPVIRGVIGYTITPFAADGSVDLNALGTSIDSLIQAGVHAIAPLGSTGEGAYLSEGEWESVVRYSLEKIAGRVPSVVSVSDLTTARTVQRARLAQACGATAVMVLPISYWKLTEAEVVDHYKAVGAAIDIPIMLYNNPGTSGTDLSVELILRILGEVANVTMVKESTGDIQRMHRLYTATEGKVAFYNGCNPLTLEALIAGATGWCTAAPNLIPALNLALWDAVQNGELAEARALFYRQYELLAYITQRGLPTTIKAGLNMLGLDVGAPRLPLQPLDPQGSAYLKGLLGLA
- a CDS encoding sigma-70 family RNA polymerase sigma factor, which translates into the protein MSPPPASAPPSREGVDALYRDHHAWLLSWLQRRQHYGDQACDVAQDTFLQALLRPQQIVALRQPRAWLSSVARGLLIDRFRRHKLEAAYLQALAHLPEPEAPSAERQLMLLQTLMQIDALLDGLPSKARMAFLLSRLEGMSYQDIAIRLGVSLSSVEKYMAKAIRHCYQIMHAP